One window of the Actinomyces procaprae genome contains the following:
- a CDS encoding CapA family protein, protein MSRRRDYSTRSRGARPRLTGAALVVGTVITGMVYVLAVGLPWPLGPLHPGASSPTPSRTSAPRTPSASATPSPTRPPDIRLTIGYAGDVLTHMPVIEDTADGQGDITPLIAAATPWSAGVDLALCGMEVPVSPTGVASGYPVFATLPTVVSALSDSGWDGCATASNHAWDQGFEGVLTTADALRANGMGYAGTNRTEAEAASGYQLYEIVRNGVTVTVAEISTTYGLNGFTAEPAWAVDLNDVDAVAARARQARRRGAALVVLHTQIGEEYLPQPVTAQTEYARAVAATGEVDLLFGAHPHVPQTNELLPGGPGGRGMWVSYSAGNFLSNQSEAQGTVLAGVGLFVWADVVVSTGTDGAQEARVEALNWHPFTVDNLGGHRLVDLAAAQRGEIDAGCTLSAAEIDRRWRAVMDTVNNETYSDTIPVPTGQPPVALPRS, encoded by the coding sequence GTGTCACGACGTCGTGATTACTCAACGAGATCCCGGGGCGCCCGCCCGCGCCTCACCGGAGCCGCCCTCGTAGTCGGCACCGTCATCACCGGCATGGTGTACGTGCTGGCTGTGGGCCTGCCGTGGCCACTCGGGCCGCTCCACCCAGGCGCCTCCTCGCCGACTCCGTCGCGCACATCTGCACCACGCACCCCCTCCGCCTCGGCAACTCCCAGCCCTACACGACCACCGGACATCCGGCTGACCATCGGATATGCCGGCGACGTCCTCACCCACATGCCGGTCATTGAGGACACCGCCGACGGGCAGGGCGACATCACCCCGCTCATCGCAGCCGCAACCCCCTGGTCGGCAGGCGTGGACCTGGCACTGTGCGGCATGGAGGTGCCGGTCTCGCCCACCGGCGTCGCCTCCGGCTACCCGGTCTTCGCCACCCTGCCGACAGTGGTCTCGGCGCTTTCGGACTCCGGCTGGGACGGCTGTGCGACTGCCTCGAACCACGCCTGGGACCAGGGCTTCGAAGGGGTACTGACGACGGCGGACGCGCTCCGGGCCAATGGCATGGGCTACGCCGGCACCAACCGGACGGAAGCGGAGGCGGCCAGCGGCTACCAGCTCTACGAGATCGTCCGTAACGGGGTGACGGTCACGGTCGCCGAGATCTCAACCACCTACGGGCTCAACGGCTTCACCGCGGAACCCGCCTGGGCGGTCGACCTCAACGACGTCGACGCCGTCGCGGCCCGTGCACGGCAGGCACGCCGCCGGGGCGCCGCCCTCGTCGTCCTGCATACGCAGATCGGCGAGGAGTACCTGCCGCAGCCGGTGACCGCCCAGACCGAGTACGCCCGCGCCGTCGCCGCCACGGGGGAAGTGGATCTGCTCTTCGGGGCGCACCCCCATGTTCCGCAGACCAATGAGCTCCTCCCGGGCGGCCCCGGCGGCAGGGGCATGTGGGTGTCCTACTCGGCCGGGAACTTCCTGTCCAATCAGTCCGAGGCCCAGGGCACCGTCCTCGCCGGCGTTGGCCTGTTCGTGTGGGCGGACGTGGTCGTCTCCACCGGCACCGACGGCGCCCAGGAGGCCCGGGTCGAGGCGCTCAACTGGCATCCCTTCACAGTGGACAACCTCGGTGGACACCGGCTCGTCGACCTGGCGGCGGCCCAGCGGGGCGAGATCGACGCGGGCTGCACCCTCAGCGCCGCGGAGATAGACCGGCGCTGGCGGGCAGTCATGGACACCGTCAACAATGAGACCTACTCCGACACGATCCCGGTACCGACAGGACAACCGCCGGTGGCCCTGCCCAGGTCCTGA
- a CDS encoding helix-turn-helix domain-containing protein encodes MNNVTHPRTNRPARPVGRAPMRQASAAGRGGVVDNTTNKHENILLRREIGEVLRSVRQHQGRTLREVSSQARVSLGYLSEVERGQKEASSELLASICQALDAPLSAVLREVSDRIAVAEGVAVPDTVPDELVRQQGLTLR; translated from the coding sequence ATGAACAACGTGACTCACCCCCGCACTAACCGCCCCGCGCGCCCGGTCGGCCGCGCACCGATGCGGCAGGCCTCCGCGGCTGGGCGCGGCGGCGTCGTGGACAACACGACGAACAAGCATGAGAACATCCTCCTGCGCCGGGAGATCGGCGAGGTGCTCCGCTCGGTGCGCCAGCACCAGGGCCGCACCCTGCGCGAGGTCTCCAGCCAGGCACGCGTGTCCCTGGGGTATCTCTCCGAGGTCGAACGCGGTCAGAAGGAGGCCTCCTCCGAGCTGCTGGCCTCCATCTGCCAGGCGCTGGACGCCCCCCTTTCCGCGGTGCTGCGTGAGGTGTCGGACCGCATCGCCGTCGCCGAGGGCGTGGCCGTGCCCGACACCGTTCCCGACGAGCTCGTCCGCCAGCAGGGCCTGACGCTCCGCTGA
- the pgsA gene encoding CDP-diacylglycerol--glycerol-3-phosphate 3-phosphatidyltransferase codes for MNAKTSTVQERSAPLLNVANALTVLRLILVPVFIWLMLQSGEPVRLAATVVFIAAAITDKLDGQLARSRNLITSFGKIADPIADKALTLSAFILLSVDGRLWWWVTVVIIVRELGITVLRFMMLRRAVMAASRGGKLKTTLQMVGIIGLLTPWALFLPDPPTNALTAIAYAAIGAALVVTVVTGVDYIIQARRIGRAQGGA; via the coding sequence ATGAACGCGAAGACTTCCACTGTGCAGGAGCGAAGTGCTCCGCTGCTCAACGTTGCCAACGCGTTGACGGTGCTGCGGCTGATACTGGTGCCCGTCTTCATCTGGCTGATGCTCCAGAGCGGTGAACCGGTGCGGCTGGCCGCCACGGTCGTGTTCATCGCGGCGGCCATAACCGACAAGCTGGACGGGCAGCTGGCCCGCTCCCGCAACCTGATCACCAGCTTCGGGAAGATCGCCGACCCCATCGCGGACAAGGCGCTGACTCTGTCCGCCTTCATCCTGCTGTCGGTTGACGGACGCCTGTGGTGGTGGGTGACGGTGGTCATCATCGTGCGGGAACTGGGGATCACCGTGTTGCGCTTCATGATGCTGCGCCGCGCCGTCATGGCGGCATCCCGCGGCGGCAAGCTCAAGACGACCCTGCAGATGGTCGGCATCATCGGCCTGCTGACACCATGGGCCCTGTTCCTGCCCGATCCGCCGACCAATGCGCTAACCGCCATCGCGTACGCCGCGATCGGTGCCGCCCTGGTGGTCACCGTGGTCACCGGGGTGGACTACATCATCCAGGCCCGGCGAATCGGGCGTGCTCAGGGGGGTGCGTGA
- a CDS encoding regulatory protein RecX yields MPWLTPDAHAQQVEAARDMVLRRLDRSAAPRAALAQLLERKNVDSAIAQEVLDRLETAGVIDDAAYAARLARTRFTEKGAARRAIADELHRKGLGEEHIRAALAQIDGEDEATAAAALARKRLAASRGLETAVRRRRALAALGRKGYSADVAADAVDRALAEE; encoded by the coding sequence ATGCCCTGGCTCACCCCCGATGCGCATGCGCAGCAGGTCGAGGCGGCTCGCGACATGGTCCTGCGCCGTCTGGACCGTTCCGCCGCCCCACGTGCCGCGCTGGCGCAGCTACTGGAGCGTAAGAACGTCGATTCGGCCATTGCCCAGGAGGTTTTGGACCGCCTGGAGACCGCCGGGGTGATCGACGACGCCGCCTACGCCGCCCGCCTGGCACGCACCCGTTTCACAGAGAAGGGTGCCGCCCGTCGCGCCATCGCCGATGAGCTGCACCGCAAGGGGCTGGGGGAGGAGCACATCCGCGCGGCGTTGGCGCAGATCGACGGCGAGGACGAGGCGACGGCCGCTGCGGCCTTGGCCCGCAAGCGCCTGGCCGCCAGCCGGGGGCTTGAGACGGCCGTGCGTCGTCGGCGGGCGCTGGCGGCGCTGGGACGCAAGGGCTACTCGGCGGACGTTGCCGCCGACGCCGTCGACCGGGCACTGGCGGAGGAGTAG
- a CDS encoding CinA family protein has translation MSTDPVQTVDGDRSTLVEAARFLLAKAEERKLTLAAAESLTGGEVASTLVSVPGASAVVVGAVVAYATRIKEQVLGVDSERLAMTGPVDGEVAKQMAVGVARLMGADLGLATTGVAGPGAADGHPAGTVHVAVASPWGTLARELHLPGDREAVRDGATTAVLALAGALLEAAPGDAAKAGQDAPRDPQ, from the coding sequence ATGTCCACCGATCCGGTGCAGACGGTCGATGGCGACCGTTCCACGCTCGTGGAGGCGGCGCGCTTCCTGCTGGCCAAGGCGGAGGAGCGCAAGCTCACACTGGCTGCGGCCGAGTCCCTTACCGGCGGTGAGGTCGCCTCGACGCTGGTGAGCGTGCCCGGGGCCTCGGCGGTGGTGGTGGGGGCGGTGGTCGCGTACGCCACTCGTATCAAGGAGCAGGTGCTCGGCGTGGACTCCGAGCGCCTGGCCATGACCGGGCCGGTCGACGGCGAGGTCGCCAAGCAGATGGCCGTCGGGGTGGCTCGGCTCATGGGTGCGGATCTCGGCTTGGCGACCACCGGGGTGGCCGGCCCGGGGGCGGCGGACGGCCATCCGGCCGGTACCGTGCACGTGGCTGTCGCCTCCCCCTGGGGAACGTTGGCCCGCGAACTGCACTTGCCCGGTGACCGGGAGGCGGTCCGGGATGGTGCCACTACCGCGGTGCTCGCCCTGGCGGGGGCGCTGCTGGAAGCAGCCCCGGGAGACGCTGCCAAGGCCGGCCAGGACGCCCCGCGGGATCCGCAATGA
- a CDS encoding DUF3046 domain-containing protein, producing the protein MKHSEFWRAVDAVFGSAYGRSLAQDLVLTGIGRTCTEALEAGVPPRDVWHALCDDTDRSEADRWVFRDDPRRRRRDTR; encoded by the coding sequence ATGAAGCACTCTGAGTTCTGGCGCGCCGTCGACGCCGTTTTCGGCTCCGCCTATGGGCGCTCCTTGGCGCAGGACCTGGTGCTGACCGGTATCGGGCGGACCTGCACTGAGGCCCTGGAGGCGGGTGTGCCGCCGCGTGATGTCTGGCACGCCCTGTGTGATGACACGGACCGCAGTGAGGCGGATCGGTGGGTATTCCGCGATGATCCGCGACGTCGCCGTCGCGACACGCGGTGA
- the recA gene encoding recombinase RecA: MPAATQTQDRSKALATALAQIDKSFGKGSVMRLGDDTRPPVSVIPTGSVALDVALGIGGLPRGRVVEIYGPESSGKTTVALHAVANAQKAGGNAAFIDAEHALDPVYAKALGVDTDNLLVSQPDTGEQALEIADMLIRSGGLDIIVIDSVAALVPKAEIEGEMGDSHVGLQARLMSQALRKITGALSATGTTAIFINQLREKIGVFFGNPETTTGGKALKFYASVRIDVRRIQTLKDGDQPVGNRTRAKVVKNKMAPPFKQAEFDILYGQGISREGGIIDLGVENGIVRKSGAWFTYGTDQLGQGKENARTFLKDNPELADEIEYKILAALGIGEPGRKAREAAEQEAAEKTAAQSAPAGGKAAASTSKAGGRKKKTAAAEDADAMFGEDAGGF; this comes from the coding sequence ATGCCCGCTGCAACCCAGACGCAGGACCGCTCCAAGGCCCTGGCCACTGCCCTCGCACAGATCGACAAGTCCTTCGGCAAGGGCTCCGTCATGCGCCTCGGCGATGACACTCGGCCGCCCGTGTCCGTCATCCCCACCGGATCCGTCGCGCTCGACGTCGCCCTGGGCATTGGCGGGTTGCCTCGTGGCCGGGTGGTGGAGATCTACGGGCCGGAGTCCTCGGGTAAGACCACCGTGGCGCTCCACGCCGTCGCGAACGCGCAGAAGGCCGGTGGCAACGCCGCCTTCATCGACGCCGAGCACGCCCTGGATCCGGTCTACGCCAAGGCGCTGGGCGTAGACACCGACAACCTGCTGGTCTCTCAGCCGGACACCGGAGAGCAGGCGCTGGAGATCGCGGACATGCTCATCCGCTCCGGCGGACTGGACATCATCGTTATCGACTCGGTGGCCGCCCTTGTGCCCAAGGCGGAGATCGAGGGGGAGATGGGCGACTCCCACGTCGGCCTGCAGGCGCGGCTGATGAGCCAGGCGCTGCGCAAGATCACCGGCGCCCTGTCCGCCACCGGTACCACCGCCATCTTCATCAACCAGCTGCGCGAGAAGATCGGCGTCTTCTTCGGTAATCCCGAGACCACCACCGGCGGCAAGGCCCTGAAGTTCTACGCCTCCGTGCGCATCGACGTGCGCCGCATCCAGACCCTGAAGGACGGCGATCAGCCGGTCGGCAACCGGACCCGCGCGAAGGTTGTCAAGAACAAGATGGCCCCGCCCTTCAAGCAGGCCGAGTTCGACATCCTCTACGGCCAGGGCATCTCCCGTGAGGGCGGCATCATCGACCTGGGGGTGGAGAACGGGATCGTGCGCAAGTCCGGGGCCTGGTTCACCTACGGCACCGACCAGCTCGGTCAGGGCAAGGAGAACGCACGCACCTTCCTCAAGGACAATCCCGAGCTCGCCGATGAGATCGAGTACAAGATCCTCGCCGCCCTCGGCATCGGTGAGCCCGGACGCAAGGCCCGTGAGGCCGCGGAGCAGGAGGCGGCGGAGAAGACTGCGGCACAGTCCGCGCCGGCCGGCGGGAAGGCCGCCGCGTCGACTTCCAAGGCCGGCGGACGGAAGAAGAAGACTGCGGCGGCGGAGGACGCCGACGCCATGTTCGGTGAGGACGCCGGCGGCTTCTGA